In a genomic window of Thalassophryne amazonica chromosome 12, fThaAma1.1, whole genome shotgun sequence:
- the LOC117522191 gene encoding gastrula zinc finger protein XlCGF8.2DB-like, whose protein sequence is MRIHTGQKPFSCCECSKRFGHKSSLIKHLRIHTGQKPFSCSECGKRFRDKNSLSRHMRIHTGQKPFTCSECGKTFANKSNLITHMRIHTGQKPFSCSECGKRFGDKNNLIRHMRVHTGQKPYACSECGKRFADKSSLIKHTRIHTGQKPFSCSECDKRFGHTSNLIKHMTVHTGQKPFHCSECSKRFGHTSSLIKHLRIHTGEKPFGCSECGQKFQQKSDLNRHMRIHMPILSYSF, encoded by the coding sequence atgagaattcacacaggacagaaaccatttagctgttgtgAGTgtagtaaaagatttggacataagAGCAGTCTGATAAAACACTTGcgaattcatacaggacagaaaccatttagctgttctgagtgtggtaaaagatttcgaGATAAGAACAGTCTGAGCAGacatatgagaattcatacaggacagaaaccatttacttgttctgagtgtggtaaaacatttgcaaataAGAGCAATCTGATAACtcacatgagaattcacacaggacagAAACCGTTTAGCTGTtccgagtgtggtaaaagatttggtgaTAAGAATAACCTGATCAGACACATGCGAGTTCATACAGGCCAGAAACCATATgcatgttctgagtgtggtaaaagatttgcagATAAGAGTAGTCTGATCAAACACAcgagaattcacacaggacagaaaccatttagctgttctgagtgtgataaAAGATTTGGACATACGAGCAATCTAATTAAACACATGACAGTTCATACAGGACAGAAACCATTTCACTGTTCTGAGTGTAGTAAAAGGTTTGGACATACGAGCAGTCTAATAAAACacttgagaattcatacaggagaaaaaccatttggctgttctgaatgtggccaGAAATTTCAACAAAAGAGtgatctgaacagacacatgagaattcatatgccaattctgtcatacagcttttGA